The proteins below are encoded in one region of Eulemur rufifrons isolate Redbay chromosome 2, OSU_ERuf_1, whole genome shotgun sequence:
- the LOC138377513 gene encoding olfactory receptor 4K2 — protein sequence MDVANKSTVSEFVLLGLSNSWELQMFFFMVFSLFYVATMVGNSLIVITVIVDSHLHSPMYFLLTNLSIIDMSLASFATPKMITDYLTGHRTISFDGCITQIFFLHLFTGTEIILLMAMSFDRYIAICKPLHYASIVSPQVCVALVVASWIVGIMHSMSQVIFALTLPFCGPNKVDSFFCDLPVVFQLACVDTYVLGLFMISTSGIIALSCFILLFNSYVIVLVTVKHHSRGSSKALSTCTAHFIVVFLFFGPCIFIYMWPLSSFLVDKILSVFYTIFTPILNPVIYTLRNQEVKTAMRKLKNRFLNFNKATPSHYF from the coding sequence ATGGATGTGGCTAATAAGTCTACTGTGTCTGAATTTGTTTTGCTGGGGCTTTCTAATTCCTGGGAACTACAGATGTTTTTCTTTATggtgttttcattgttttatgttgCAACAATGGTGGGTAATAGCCTCATAGTCATCACAGTTATTGTTGACTCTCACCTACATTCTCCTATGTATTTCCTGCTCACCAACCTTTCCATTATTGATATGTCTCTTGCTTCCTTTGCCACCCCGAAGATGATTACAGACTACCTAACTGGTCACAGAACCATCTCTTTCGATGGCTGCATTACCCAGATATTCTTTCTGCACCTTTTCACTGGCACTGAGATTATCTTACTCATGGCTATGTCCTTTGATAGGTATATTGCAATATGCAAGCCCCTGCACTATGCTTCAATCGTTAGTCCACAGGTGTGTGTTGCACTCGTTGTAGCTTCCTGGATTGTGGGAATTATGCATTCAATGAGCCAGGTCATATTTGCCCTCACGTTACCATTCTGTGGTCCCAATAAAGTAGACAGCTTTTTCTGTGACCTTCCTGTGGTATTTCAGCTGGCTTGTGTGGACACTTATGTTCTGGGCCTCTTTATGATCTCAACAAGTGGCATAATTGCTTTGTcctgctttattcttttattcaattcTTATGTTATTGTCCTGGTGACTGTCAAGCATCATTCCAGAGGATCATCGAAGGCCCTTTCTACCTGTACAGCTCACTTCATTGTTGTCTTCCTGTTCTTTGGGCCGTGCATCTTCATCTACATGTGGCCACTAAGCAGCTTTCTAGTAGACAAGATTCTGTCTGTGTTTTATACCATCTTCACTCCCATTCTGAACCCAGTAATCTATACCTTGAGGAATCAAGAAGTAAAGACAgccatgaggaaactgaagaataGGTTTCTAAATTTTAACAAGGCGACCCcttctcattatttttag